A stretch of DNA from Deinococcus aerius:
TCGCCCTCAGACGTTCTGGAGGACTTCAGCGACAGCGGCTTCAACCTGCTGCCCGGCGAGGAGCACGAGGTCGGCGTGACGCTCCGGGGACCAGAGGTCGGAGTTCTCGCTGTCCCGCTGACAGTCCGGGCATTGAACGCAACTCCGTTGGACCTCCTTTGGGAGACCCCGTGAAGTTCCTGCCGCGCTCGTTCCGGGAGGGGGGCCTGCTCGTCTGGCACAACCTCCTGCCCCTGCTGTGGTTGAACCTGATCTGGGCTGTGCTGGCGTGGACGCTGGTGCTGACCGGCCCCGCCACCCTGGCGAGTTACGCGCTGATCGCTACCACCCTGCGCGAGGACCGCGAGCCGGACCTGCGCCAGTTTCTGCCCCTGCTGTTGCGGAACCTGCTCCCCGGAATCCTGTGGGCGCTCACCGTCGTCGTCTTTGCCTTCCTGGCTTACAGCAACTACACCTTCTGGCGGCGGGTGCTGGGGCCGTTCGGGGACACGGTCGTCTTCCTGCTGGTCACCTACCTGTCCTGGCTGTTCGTCGCGCTGCAACCCTACCTGCTCGAAGCCCTCAGCGTGGAGCGGCTTTCCTACATCCGGGCGTGGCGGGCCGCGTTCCTGGGCCTCGCCCAGCACCCTCTCAGCGCGCACCTGTACGTGCTGATCCCGCTCGCCGTGCTGATCCTGAGCCTGCTGTTCCAGACCTTCGTGTTCGTGATCCTCGTCAGCGCCGCCCTCGCCTTCGCGGCGGTGCAGGTCAGGCCGTTTAGCCCGCAGGTTCCTCCTCAGGACGACCTCCCCGAGCCCTCCGCCGAGCCGTCCGCCTGACCTTCCTGGAGACCCCGCATGACCCGCACCATCTGGAGAATCGGCCAAGAAGACAGCCCCAGCCCTGAGTTGCCCGACAACTACAAGGCGCCCCTCGCCTTCCCCGGCGTGACGTGGACGGTGGGCGGGGAGGGCAACGTCTGGCCGCTCTACCAGGCGAGCGAGGCGGACCCCGAGGCGAACTACCAGGCGCAGTCGCGGGTCGTCCATTTCGAGCTGCCGTCCGTGGACGCGCCCGCCTACGAGCTGATCATCGACTACCTCGTCATCGCGCCGCGCGTCCCGCACCTGTCGCTGGACCTGAACGGCGCGCGGGGGCGGGTGTTCCTCGACCCCAAGCCGTCCGTGAGCGGCGAAATTCGGCTGCTGCCCGGGCTGCATACGACGATCTACGCGGACGGACGGGTGCGGGTCGCTTTAGATGCTGCTCTCCTGCGGCCCGGTGCCAACACCCTCACCCTCACCGTGGTCGATGGGGGAGAGGTGGTGAGGGTCGAGAACCCCGAGCGGGTGGCGCGGCTCGACCGCATGGCGAACGGGGCGGGGATCATCTACCAGTACCTGGCCTTGAGGGCGCTGGATGAGCGGCCCGCACCGGACCTGACGTTGAAAACAACCGTGCTGTACCGCTGTCACGAGGGTCAACTTCGGGCCCGGGTGGACGGGGTGCTGCACGGCCCGGCGCCGCACGGGCTGACCGTCCTCCTGGGCGGGGAGCGGCACGAGTGGCCCGCCGAACCGGCCCCGTTCGGGGACCTTCCGTTCAGCGTCTGGATTCCTGACGGGGAGCGGCCCATCCAGTATTCCGCCGAGCATGGCCCCTCCACCTGGACCGGCACCCTGACCCGCAAGCGCAAGTGGACGGTGTACGTCTCCGCGCATTCCCACACCGACATCGGCTACACGCACCGGCAGGAGGAGGTGGCCGAGCGCCACAGCCGCAACCTGGACACGGCCATCGCCTTTCTGGAGGCCGGGCAGCCCAACTTTACGTACCACCTCGATTGCGGTTGGGTGCTGGAGGATTACCTGGCGACGCGAGCTGAGGGGCAATTGGAGCGGCTACGCCATTGGGTGCGGGCCGGGCGCATCAATCTGGTGAGCAACTACGCGGACCTGCTGACCCAGTTCGCCGGGCTGGAGGACCTGATCCGCAACGCCAGCTTCAGCAATGCCTTTCTGGCCCCACTGGGCAAACGGGCGGAGCTGTGCGCGGTCGTTGACGTGGCCTCGGTCACCGCGAGTTACCCGGACCTGCTGGCGGGGGCGGGGGTCCGTTACCTCGTCCACGCCAACAACCAGGACCGCGGGCCGTTCCGGGTGAACGGCAACCTGCACCGCGCCAGTCCCTTCTGGTGGGAGGGACCAGCGGGCGGACGGGTCCTGACCTGGCTCGCCAAGATGTACTGCGAGTTGCGGAAGGTGTGTGGCAGCCCCCCTGGCCTCAGTGCCGCCGAGCGTGGCCTGACCCTGTGGCTGGAGGAGTTCGATCGCCCCGACTACGCGCCGGACTGCGTGCTGCTGTACGGTCAGGAGGCCGACAACACCGACCTCGACCCGCAGCCGAACCGCTTTATCGGCGAGTGGAACGCGGCGTACGCCTACCCGCGCCTCGTGGCCGCCGACCCGGCCGATTTCTTCCGGGAGGCGGAACGGTGCGGGGACCGCCTGCCCGTCCTGCGCGGCGACGGGGGCGCGTACTGGGAGGACGGCGTGCTCACCAGCCTGGCCGAAACCATTCAGGCCCGGGACGCGCAGGCCCGGCTGCCTGCCGCCGAGACGCTGGGCACCCTCGCCGCGATCCATGATCCCAGGTTGCGCCCGAACGAGGCCCTGTACGCCGATGCCTGGCGCGACCTGCTGCTCTACGACGAACACACCTGGGGTGCCTTCCTGAGCGTCACGGACCCCGAAGCCCGCCTCGCCCGCGACCAGTGGGAGGTGAAGGCGGCTTTTGCGCAGCGCGCACACCTCGCCGCCCGCCAGGCCCTGCACGCCGGAGCCAGCCGCCACAGCCTCCAGTGGAACACCGAGGGGCGCGAGGTCGTCGTCTATAACCCCCACAACTGGACCGTCCAGGGCGAGTGCAGTGTCGAGGTGGCGAATGGGGAGGCGCCGCACGACTCCCTGACCGGCGAGCCCATCCCCTTCCGAGTTCTCGAAACGCATCCCACCCAGCGCGTCATCGCCTTCCATGCCACGCTGCCCGGCCTGTCGTATCGGCGCTTTCCCCTCCGGCGGGAGACAAATCCCACCCCCACCGTTCATCAGGACGTGACCCGGGAACACCAGGTCGAACTCCGCAGCGACCACTACACGCTCACCTTCGACCTGACGCTGGGCCAGGCCACGGCCCTTGTCGAGCACGCCACCGGTCAGCAACTGCTCGCCCCCGGCGGCGCGGGCGGGCTGGTGTACGTGCGCGGCGGGGAGGGCAGCCGCATCCTGAGCAACCAGGCCGACCTGCCCCCTGCCAATTTGGATGAGGACGAGCGCTTCGACCTGATCCACGCTGAGCGCATCACCGACGCGCTGGGCGACACCCTGCATCTGCGGTCGGACGTGTCCCAGGGCCAGCTCGACCTGACCGTCCATCTGCCCGCCCGCCAG
This window harbors:
- a CDS encoding glycosyl hydrolase-related protein — encoded protein: MTRTIWRIGQEDSPSPELPDNYKAPLAFPGVTWTVGGEGNVWPLYQASEADPEANYQAQSRVVHFELPSVDAPAYELIIDYLVIAPRVPHLSLDLNGARGRVFLDPKPSVSGEIRLLPGLHTTIYADGRVRVALDAALLRPGANTLTLTVVDGGEVVRVENPERVARLDRMANGAGIIYQYLALRALDERPAPDLTLKTTVLYRCHEGQLRARVDGVLHGPAPHGLTVLLGGERHEWPAEPAPFGDLPFSVWIPDGERPIQYSAEHGPSTWTGTLTRKRKWTVYVSAHSHTDIGYTHRQEEVAERHSRNLDTAIAFLEAGQPNFTYHLDCGWVLEDYLATRAEGQLERLRHWVRAGRINLVSNYADLLTQFAGLEDLIRNASFSNAFLAPLGKRAELCAVVDVASVTASYPDLLAGAGVRYLVHANNQDRGPFRVNGNLHRASPFWWEGPAGGRVLTWLAKMYCELRKVCGSPPGLSAAERGLTLWLEEFDRPDYAPDCVLLYGQEADNTDLDPQPNRFIGEWNAAYAYPRLVAADPADFFREAERCGDRLPVLRGDGGAYWEDGVLTSLAETIQARDAQARLPAAETLGTLAAIHDPRLRPNEALYADAWRDLLLYDEHTWGAFLSVTDPEARLARDQWEVKAAFAQRAHLAARQALHAGASRHSLQWNTEGREVVVYNPHNWTVQGECSVEVANGEAPHDSLTGEPIPFRVLETHPTQRVIAFHATLPGLSYRRFPLRRETNPTPTVHQDVTREHQVELRSDHYTLTFDLTLGQATALVEHATGQQLLAPGGAGGLVYVRGGEGSRILSNQADLPPANLDEDERFDLIHAERITDALGDTLHLRSDVSQGQLDLTVHLPARQNRVDFHYTYDKAVTSAREAAYVRFDLDLPDARVLSDSQLGWTDWDADRLPGACVEWLPLQTGVLLESERTRVFLASPDIPLFTSGDIVRGTWPKTREIRGGRVYGYLLSNYWHTNYQARQGGPLTFRYSLTSGPDLTREAAGRTGREARRGLYAHRISFQDFRTPGGPYTDPAGGVLAEVSDNVTLSVLKPAQDGRGVILRVQDLRGTAQQASVRFPPRRLARAALTDLLETDLTPLPVSGDAVHFPVPAWGLAAIRVEFEPPFPLEEQR